The following are encoded in a window of Platichthys flesus chromosome 19, fPlaFle2.1, whole genome shotgun sequence genomic DNA:
- the thap1 gene encoding THAP domain-containing protein 1: protein MVQTCSAYGCKNRYHKDKDVSFHKFPLARPDVCGKWVAAMRRNNFKPTKYSNICSAHFTEDCFKRECNNRVLKESAVPSLFSFSLSIKSEALETPFPSEIHFPLSLPLTSDPVEEEADPEPGRSLPDTMVVSCDHNYTAEDSVRQKRRIEQLEDQLERLRKKLKTTQQKCRRQERQLKRLKAVCKGPRAPREGAAAMGEGYVILPKQMYQTLRGIE, encoded by the exons ATGGTCCAGACGTGCTCAGCCTACGGATGTAAGAACCGGTAccacaaagacaaagatgtcTCCTTCCACAA GTTTCCTCTGGCGCGTCCAGATGTGTGTGGGAAGTGGGTGGCAGCGATGAGGAGGAACAACTTCAAACCGACGAAGTACAGCAACATCTGCTCCGCGCACTTCACCGAGGACTGCTTCAAGAGGGAGTGCAACAACCGCGTGTTGAAGGAGAGCGCCGTGCCGTCCCTGTTCAGCTTCAGCCTCAGCATCAAG TCGGAGGCCCTGGAGACTCCGTTCCCCTCGGAGAtccacttccctctctctctgccgctgacctctgacccggtggaggaggaggcggaccCTGAGCCTGGGAGGAGCCTGCCCGACACCATGGTGGTGTCCTGCGACCACAACTACACGGCGGAGGACTCGGTGAGGCAGAAGAGGCGCATCGAGCAGCTGGAGGATCAGCTGGAGCGTCTGAGGAAGAAGCTGAAGACCACGCAGCAGAAGTGTCGGCGGCAGGAGCGACAGCTGAAGAGGCTGAAGGCCGTCTGCAAGGGGCCCCGGGCCCCAAGGGAGGGGGCCGCCGCCATGGGCGAGGGATACGTGATTCTACCCAAACAAATGTACCAGACACTCCGAGGCATCGAGTGA